One stretch of Brachyhypopomus gauderio isolate BG-103 chromosome 10, BGAUD_0.2, whole genome shotgun sequence DNA includes these proteins:
- the tbpl1 gene encoding TATA box-binding protein-like 1 isoform X2 translates to MEPSNDVALDIIVTNVVSVFRTRCHLNLRTIGLEGNNVIYKPEVGKVLMKLRKPRITASIWSSGKIICTGATSEDEAKIGARRLARCLQKIGFKVRFSDFKVVNVLAVCSMPFQIRLIEFTKNNRPIASYEPEIHPAATYRIKTLRTTVQVFSTGSITVTGPNVQSVASAVEYIYPLLFECRKTLV, encoded by the exons ATGGAACCGAGTAACGATGTGGCGCTGGATATTATCGTCACGAACGTCGTCTCTGTCTTCAGAACGCGGTGCCATTTAAACCTGCGCACCATTGGTCTCGAGGGAAATAATGTCATCTACAAACCAGAAGTGGGC AAAGTTCTGATGAAATTACGCAAACCTCGCATCACTGCCTCCATATGGTCATCAGGGAAAATCATTTGCACTGGAGCAACAAG TGAAGATGAGGCTAAGATTGGTGCCAGGAGGTTAGCCCGCTGCCTCCAGAAGATAGGATTCAAG gtgaggtttTCAGACTTTAAGGTTGTAAACGTCCTGGCAGTCTGCTCCATGCCCTTTCAGATCCGTCTTATTGAATTCACAAAGAATAATCGGCCCATTGCCAG CTATGAGCCTGAGATTCACCCTGCGGCGACATACAGAATCAAAACCCTCAGGACCACCGTGCAGGTGTTCTCCACTGGCAGTATCACAGTCACAG GACCAAATGTTCAGAGTGTTGCTTCAGCTGTGGAGTACATATATCCTCTACTGTTTGAGTGTCGGAAAACACTGGTgtaa
- the tbpl1 gene encoding TATA box-binding protein-like 1 isoform X1, with protein MEPSNDVALDIIVTNVVSVFRTRCHLNLRTIGLEGNNVIYKPEVGKVLMKLRKPRITASIWSSGKIICTGATRSLKYTGGSVCPTALEAEQAAHQDMLRVMLFFSCSEDEAKIGARRLARCLQKIGFKVRFSDFKVVNVLAVCSMPFQIRLIEFTKNNRPIASYEPEIHPAATYRIKTLRTTVQVFSTGSITVTGPNVQSVASAVEYIYPLLFECRKTLV; from the exons ATGGAACCGAGTAACGATGTGGCGCTGGATATTATCGTCACGAACGTCGTCTCTGTCTTCAGAACGCGGTGCCATTTAAACCTGCGCACCATTGGTCTCGAGGGAAATAATGTCATCTACAAACCAGAAGTGGGC AAAGTTCTGATGAAATTACGCAAACCTCGCATCACTGCCTCCATATGGTCATCAGGGAAAATCATTTGCACTGGAGCAACAAGGTCTTTAAAATACACAGGGGGCTCTGTCTGTCCCACAGCGTTGGAGGCTGAACAGGCTGCACACCAAGACATGTTGAGAGTAATGTTGTTTTTCTCTTGTAGTGAAGATGAGGCTAAGATTGGTGCCAGGAGGTTAGCCCGCTGCCTCCAGAAGATAGGATTCAAG gtgaggtttTCAGACTTTAAGGTTGTAAACGTCCTGGCAGTCTGCTCCATGCCCTTTCAGATCCGTCTTATTGAATTCACAAAGAATAATCGGCCCATTGCCAG CTATGAGCCTGAGATTCACCCTGCGGCGACATACAGAATCAAAACCCTCAGGACCACCGTGCAGGTGTTCTCCACTGGCAGTATCACAGTCACAG GACCAAATGTTCAGAGTGTTGCTTCAGCTGTGGAGTACATATATCCTCTACTGTTTGAGTGTCGGAAAACACTGGTgtaa